The Halobellus sp. MBLA0158 genome has a window encoding:
- a CDS encoding molybdopterin-binding oxidoreductase — protein sequence MMETAEAHVTVTGESTVRIPVPLPPDHDYETTAIEGQFRCSSGDLVADGWSGLAVGSLLVAADVPDETTHLQVEGADGFTVCVPIGAALDGVLAFEDRAVEAEPRFAAPGVSGTRTVKGARRLEPVTLDPSEHPEDWEDLLL from the coding sequence ATGATGGAGACGGCTGAGGCGCACGTCACGGTGACCGGCGAGAGCACCGTCCGGATTCCCGTGCCGCTCCCGCCCGACCACGACTACGAGACGACCGCGATCGAGGGGCAATTCCGCTGTTCGTCGGGCGACCTCGTCGCCGACGGCTGGAGCGGCCTCGCGGTCGGCTCGCTGCTCGTCGCGGCCGACGTCCCCGACGAGACGACCCACCTCCAGGTCGAGGGCGCCGACGGCTTCACCGTCTGCGTGCCGATCGGCGCCGCGCTCGACGGCGTCCTGGCGTTCGAGGACCGGGCCGTGGAGGCCGAGCCGCGGTTCGCGGCCCCCGGCGTGTCGGGCACGCGAACGGTGAAGGGCGCGCGCCGCCTGGAGCCGGTCACGCTCGATCCGAGCGAGCACCCCGAAGACTGGGAAGACCTCCTGTTGTAG
- a CDS encoding ribbon-helix-helix domain-containing protein, with product MAKISVEIPDELLADLDEHVGDDGKFVNRSDAVRASIRKTLDMLDDIDARHGRLDDE from the coding sequence ATGGCCAAGATAAGCGTAGAGATCCCCGACGAGCTGCTCGCGGACCTCGACGAGCACGTCGGCGACGACGGGAAGTTCGTCAACCGCAGCGACGCGGTCCGGGCCTCGATCCGCAAGACGCTGGATATGCTGGACGACATCGACGCCCGACACGGGCGGTTGGACGATGAGTGA
- a CDS encoding queuosine precursor transporter gives MSERSQVGSVALVALFVTALTTAQLTASKLLAFSLPVELPVTGAIIILPGAALAYALTFFASDCYSELYGRRAAQVMVNVGFVMNFVLLALVWSTILAPAANPESASQFRAVLAPGTNIVLGSLLAYVVSQNWDVLVFHRIREATGESMLWLRNIGSTATSQAIDTVIFVGVAFYVAPRVLGFGPRFEIPVILSLIVGQYLLKLLIALVDTPFVYAVVAALGGSQIGADDEGWAPE, from the coding sequence ATGAGTGAGCGGTCCCAGGTCGGCTCGGTCGCGCTCGTCGCGCTGTTCGTGACGGCGCTGACGACGGCGCAGCTGACCGCCTCGAAGCTGCTCGCCTTTTCGCTGCCGGTCGAACTGCCGGTCACGGGCGCGATCATCATCCTCCCCGGAGCGGCGCTGGCGTACGCGCTGACCTTCTTCGCGTCGGACTGTTACTCCGAGCTGTACGGGCGCCGCGCCGCGCAGGTGATGGTCAACGTCGGCTTCGTGATGAACTTCGTCCTCCTGGCGCTGGTCTGGAGCACGATCCTCGCGCCGGCGGCCAACCCCGAGTCGGCCTCGCAGTTCCGCGCGGTGCTCGCGCCGGGGACGAACATCGTCCTCGGGAGCCTGCTGGCCTACGTCGTGAGCCAGAACTGGGACGTGCTCGTGTTCCACCGCATCCGCGAGGCGACCGGCGAGTCGATGCTGTGGCTCCGGAACATCGGCTCGACCGCGACGAGCCAGGCGATCGACACGGTGATCTTCGTCGGCGTCGCGTTCTACGTCGCGCCGCGGGTGCTCGGCTTCGGCCCGCGGTTCGAGATTCCCGTGATCCTCTCGCTGATCGTCGGCCAGTACCTCCTGAAACTGCTCATCGCGCTCGTGGACACGCCGTTCGTCTACGCCGTGGTCGCGGCGCTCGGCGGATCGCAGATCGGAGCGGACGACGAGGGCTGGGCGCCCGAGTGA
- a CDS encoding 23S rRNA (uridine(2552)-2'-O)-methyltransferase codes for MAGKDEYYNKAKQEGYRARSAYKLKQLDRQAGLFGPGNTVVDLGAAPGGWLQVASEAVGTEGTVVGVDFQRIRDLDLANVETIRGDMTDEETKTELRERVGDDGADAVVSDMAPNMTGEYSLDHARSVHLARQALEVALDLLPAGGDFAAKVFDGPDLEELKDDIDAEFEYVRTIRPDASRDSSSELYLVGKHRVTAPVSEGDELDVVVDDVGSEGDGVVKIDGYTLFVPGVETGESVRIRVDDVKANYGFAEVLNGDDAA; via the coding sequence ATGGCGGGGAAGGACGAATACTACAACAAGGCCAAACAGGAGGGCTACCGCGCCCGCTCGGCGTACAAACTGAAGCAGCTCGACCGGCAGGCGGGGCTGTTCGGCCCCGGCAACACCGTCGTCGACCTCGGCGCCGCCCCCGGTGGGTGGCTCCAGGTCGCGAGCGAGGCCGTCGGGACCGAGGGCACCGTCGTCGGCGTCGACTTCCAGCGCATCCGCGACCTCGACCTGGCGAACGTCGAGACGATCCGCGGCGATATGACCGACGAAGAGACCAAAACCGAGCTCAGAGAGCGCGTCGGCGACGACGGCGCCGACGCGGTCGTCTCGGATATGGCGCCGAATATGACCGGCGAGTACTCGCTGGATCACGCCCGGTCCGTCCACCTCGCGCGCCAGGCCCTGGAGGTCGCGCTCGACCTCCTGCCCGCGGGCGGCGACTTCGCCGCGAAGGTCTTCGACGGGCCCGACCTGGAGGAGCTGAAAGACGACATCGACGCGGAGTTCGAGTACGTCCGCACGATCCGTCCGGACGCCTCGCGGGACTCCTCGTCGGAACTGTATCTCGTCGGCAAACACCGCGTCACCGCGCCCGTCTCGGAAGGCGACGAACTGGACGTCGTCGTCGACGACGTGGGCAGCGAGGGCGACGGCGTCGTCAAGATCGACGGCTACACGCTGTTCGTGCCGGGCGTCGAGACCGGCGAGTCGGTCCGGATCCGCGTCGACGACGTCAAGGCGAACTACGGCTTCGCCGAGGTTCTCAACGGCGACGACGCGGCGTAA
- a CDS encoding DNA polymerase sliding clamp yields the protein MFKAIVGASTLQDALDSVSVLVDECKIRLNEDELAIRAVDPANVGMVDLSLDAAAFESYEADGGVIGVNLAKLEDFVGMASGDQLVELELDEETRKLNIRMDGLSSTLALIDPDSIRQEPDIPDLDLSAEIVLEGAQLDRGIKAADMVSDHVRLRVDADEEAFHIEAQGDTDDVDFELDADDLIALTAGAADSLFSLDYLKDMNKAIPKDAEVTIELGEEFPVKIHYAVAEGQGNITYMLAPRIQSE from the coding sequence ATGTTCAAGGCCATCGTGGGCGCGTCGACGCTGCAGGACGCGCTGGACTCGGTGAGCGTGCTGGTCGACGAGTGTAAGATCCGGCTGAACGAGGACGAACTGGCGATCCGCGCGGTCGACCCCGCGAACGTCGGGATGGTGGATCTCTCGCTCGACGCGGCGGCGTTCGAGTCCTACGAGGCCGACGGCGGCGTGATCGGCGTCAACCTCGCGAAGCTGGAGGACTTCGTCGGGATGGCCAGCGGCGACCAGCTCGTCGAGCTCGAACTCGACGAGGAGACCCGAAAGCTAAACATCCGAATGGACGGCCTCTCCTCGACGCTCGCGCTCATCGACCCCGACTCCATCCGCCAGGAGCCCGATATCCCGGATCTTGATCTCTCCGCGGAGATCGTCCTGGAGGGCGCCCAGCTGGACCGCGGGATCAAGGCCGCCGACATGGTCTCCGATCACGTCCGGCTCCGCGTGGACGCCGACGAGGAGGCCTTCCACATCGAGGCCCAGGGCGACACCGACGACGTCGACTTCGAGCTCGACGCCGACGACCTGATCGCGCTCACCGCCGGCGCGGCCGACTCGCTGTTCTCGCTGGACTACCTGAAGGACATGAACAAGGCGATCCCGAAGGACGCCGAGGTGACGATCGAGCTCGGCGAGGAGTTCCCGGTGAAGATCCACTACGCGGTCGCGGAGGGCCAGGGCAACATCACGTACATGCTCGCGCCCCGGATCCAGAGCGAATAG
- a CDS encoding DUF7474 family protein, which yields MPRFDYPCPDCRATNSLHDADCDFEGTPWPDVEKAYTDIVARLSAGPVAEADLYDAVDGEWGALHRSALERLKRDERVTENNDVLRLRTAAEFREQVAEPTREPMRTLYTRGSVPGCHDNAVFAMIAWYEMVGLSWSETRENVIEWLEDSGAWARGGFEEPSPAALVDSKRHVYEAGYGWKEKAEAAKRVIDRHRG from the coding sequence GTGCCGCGCTTCGACTACCCGTGTCCCGACTGCCGGGCCACGAACAGCCTCCACGACGCCGACTGCGACTTCGAGGGCACGCCCTGGCCCGACGTCGAGAAGGCCTACACCGACATCGTCGCCCGGCTCTCGGCCGGCCCCGTCGCGGAGGCGGACCTCTACGACGCCGTCGACGGCGAGTGGGGCGCGCTCCACCGCTCGGCGCTCGAACGCCTCAAGCGCGACGAGCGGGTGACGGAGAACAACGACGTGCTCCGCCTCCGGACCGCCGCGGAGTTCCGCGAGCAGGTCGCAGAGCCGACCCGCGAGCCGATGCGGACCCTGTACACCAGAGGGAGCGTCCCCGGCTGCCACGACAACGCGGTGTTCGCGATGATCGCGTGGTACGAGATGGTCGGGCTCTCGTGGTCCGAGACCCGCGAGAACGTGATCGAGTGGCTCGAAGACAGCGGCGCGTGGGCCCGCGGCGGCTTCGAGGAGCCCTCGCCCGCGGCGCTCGTCGACTCGAAGCGCCACGTCTACGAGGCGGGATACGGCTGGAAGGAGAAGGCCGAGGCGGCAAAGCGCGTCATCGACCGCCACCGCGGGTGA
- a CDS encoding DNA primase produces MPIDPLYARYPFFEGAREAVREADISPAALVVEDAPAVERGRERVERALMEGTVAAEEPKRWDRREELLSYPIARILVSLVDTPAAVDKYATAEASTARERFEADFGGAEFQSTGRARASLDEVLREFDLDGDVRPDRGGDGPGRSGPSSQAGRGGAGPGSGGDAGRTASHYWVALGPYLELGEGSWGSRWRLVNREVRDGEVRVESAELSRLLEAAVERRVSEGLPFEVSGTDGGDAIADALDSAVADLRSLLNDHDAGTGEAIEAVVPALFPPCMKALVQRARSGESLPEHAEFSLVSFLVALGMDGEDVTTLLGVADPESDGDETGEGSEESDGDDERPAERIRTRVEYLSDSDRTQYPPPSCATMQSYGTCVDPDERCERISHPLSYYTDALANAGDVRDWREATSGE; encoded by the coding sequence ATGCCGATCGACCCGCTCTACGCCCGGTATCCCTTCTTCGAGGGCGCGCGCGAGGCCGTCCGCGAGGCGGACATCTCGCCGGCGGCGCTCGTCGTCGAGGACGCCCCGGCGGTCGAGCGCGGCCGCGAGCGGGTCGAACGCGCCCTGATGGAGGGAACGGTCGCCGCCGAGGAGCCGAAGCGGTGGGACCGCCGCGAGGAACTGCTCTCGTATCCGATCGCGCGGATCCTCGTCTCGCTGGTCGACACGCCCGCCGCCGTCGACAAGTACGCCACCGCGGAGGCGTCGACGGCGCGGGAGCGTTTCGAGGCCGACTTCGGCGGCGCGGAGTTCCAGAGCACCGGCCGAGCGCGCGCGTCGTTGGACGAGGTCCTCCGCGAGTTCGACCTCGACGGCGACGTCCGCCCGGACCGCGGCGGCGACGGACCGGGACGGAGCGGCCCGTCGAGCCAGGCAGGCCGCGGCGGCGCGGGCCCCGGATCGGGCGGGGATGCGGGCCGCACCGCCTCCCACTACTGGGTCGCCCTGGGCCCCTATCTCGAACTCGGCGAGGGAAGCTGGGGGAGTCGCTGGCGACTCGTCAACCGCGAGGTGCGCGACGGCGAGGTGCGCGTGGAGTCCGCGGAGCTGTCGCGGCTGCTTGAGGCGGCCGTCGAGCGCCGGGTGAGCGAGGGGCTCCCGTTCGAGGTGAGCGGGACCGACGGCGGCGACGCCATCGCCGACGCGCTCGATTCAGCCGTGGCCGACCTCCGCTCGCTCCTGAACGACCACGACGCCGGCACCGGGGAGGCGATCGAAGCCGTGGTGCCGGCGCTGTTCCCGCCGTGTATGAAGGCGCTCGTCCAGCGGGCCCGGAGCGGGGAGTCCCTGCCCGAGCACGCGGAGTTCTCGCTGGTGTCGTTCCTCGTCGCGCTCGGGATGGACGGCGAGGACGTCACGACGCTGCTCGGAGTCGCGGACCCGGAGAGCGACGGAGACGAAACAGGGGAAGGAAGCGAAGAGAGCGACGGCGATGACGAGCGTCCCGCCGAGCGGATCCGAACGCGCGTGGAGTACCTCTCGGATTCCGACAGGACCCAGTACCCGCCGCCGTCGTGTGCGACGATGCAGTCCTACGGGACCTGCGTCGACCCCGACGAGCGCTGTGAGAGGATCTCGCACCCGCTGTCGTACTACACGGACGCCCTCGCCAACGCCGGCGACGTCCGCGACTGGCGGGAGGCGACGAGCGGAGAGTGA
- a CDS encoding DUF7472 family protein: MEIDAEMRRKIVVSIVSVGVFFAVFVGIGATFGPDLGNDGGLALVGAVALFIVVMALTGVFLDE, encoded by the coding sequence ATGGAAATCGACGCGGAGATGCGGCGGAAGATCGTCGTCTCCATCGTCTCTGTCGGCGTTTTCTTCGCCGTGTTCGTCGGCATCGGGGCGACCTTCGGGCCCGACCTCGGGAACGACGGCGGCCTCGCCCTCGTGGGCGCGGTCGCGCTCTTCATCGTCGTGATGGCGCTCACGGGCGTCTTCCTCGACGAGTGA
- the hjc gene encoding Holliday junction resolvase Hjc, with product MSSNRKGDRRERELVNRLDEAGFAVMRAPASGSATDRELPDVLAGDGEVFYAIEAKSSSGRPIYLTGEEVEALIYFARNFGAKARIGVRFDRESWYFFHPGDLHVTDGGNYRVKKETALAEGESFESFVGGPAQARLTDVEEATSDGPTDDGDAPDA from the coding sequence ATGTCCTCGAACCGGAAGGGCGACCGCCGCGAGCGCGAACTCGTCAACCGCCTCGACGAGGCCGGCTTCGCGGTGATGCGCGCTCCCGCCTCGGGCTCGGCGACCGACCGCGAGCTCCCGGACGTGCTCGCCGGCGACGGCGAGGTGTTCTACGCCATCGAGGCCAAATCCAGCTCCGGGCGGCCGATCTACCTCACCGGCGAGGAGGTGGAGGCGCTGATCTACTTCGCGCGGAACTTCGGCGCGAAGGCCCGGATCGGCGTCCGGTTCGACCGCGAGTCGTGGTACTTCTTCCACCCCGGCGACCTGCACGTGACGGACGGCGGTAACTACCGAGTGAAAAAGGAGACCGCGCTCGCCGAGGGCGAGTCCTTCGAGTCGTTCGTCGGCGGGCCGGCGCAGGCGCGGCTGACCGACGTCGAGGAGGCGACGTCCGACGGACCCACAGACGACGGCGACGCGCCGGACGCCTGA
- a CDS encoding sulfatase — protein sequence MDADTAVSNVVLVTVDSLRADALGTYDSDRHTPVFDGLAGRGTVFERAFATGNWTPFSFPSILASRPVFADSGRIGVDGAPTLASVLSESGVATGGFNAANGFLTSHWGYDDGFDEFEPFVASVGGSLYSRYLATHPTVEAWLQLAASPFRRLRSRLAGDVDDRPFLDTSRMFDVEHAATAFLESVEGPFFLWIHYMDAHTPYVPAPRYIREVSDSRVGTHRMLHAHTRTGLGWEVGERTLADLRTLYQAAVRQVDASVGRLLDALDAEGLSEETAVVLAGDHGEEFQEHGHLAHYPKLYDELIRVPLIVDVPGAESRRVDGQVGLDAVPPTVTDLLGVDAPDVWTGSSLRPTVRDGAAPPDEPVVSVTVRDEDVTAQPIPRGLDDGDLLVSVRDRDWTYIRNVDRETEGLYFRPDDPDQQMDLAGNVADGRGGDIGGEARTVVDRFRPLVDAHVELIRERDGDGEGESEQSAEMDADLGARLEALGYK from the coding sequence ATGGACGCTGATACCGCGGTCTCGAACGTCGTGCTCGTCACGGTCGACTCGCTGCGAGCCGACGCGCTCGGCACCTACGATTCGGACCGCCACACCCCCGTCTTCGACGGCCTGGCAGGTCGCGGCACCGTCTTCGAGCGGGCGTTCGCGACCGGGAACTGGACCCCGTTTTCCTTCCCGTCGATCCTGGCCTCGCGGCCGGTGTTCGCCGACTCCGGCCGGATCGGGGTCGACGGCGCGCCGACGCTGGCGTCGGTCCTCTCCGAGAGCGGCGTCGCGACCGGCGGCTTCAACGCCGCCAACGGCTTTCTCACCTCTCACTGGGGCTACGACGACGGCTTCGACGAGTTCGAGCCGTTCGTCGCGAGCGTCGGCGGCAGCCTCTACAGCCGCTACCTCGCGACCCATCCGACGGTCGAGGCGTGGCTCCAGCTCGCGGCCTCGCCCTTCCGACGGCTGCGTTCGCGGCTCGCGGGCGACGTCGACGACCGGCCCTTCCTCGACACCTCGCGGATGTTCGACGTCGAGCACGCCGCGACGGCGTTCCTCGAATCCGTCGAGGGGCCGTTCTTCCTCTGGATCCACTACATGGACGCCCACACGCCCTACGTCCCCGCGCCGCGGTACATCCGCGAGGTCTCCGACAGCCGCGTCGGTACCCACCGGATGCTCCACGCCCACACCCGGACCGGGCTCGGCTGGGAGGTCGGCGAGCGTACCCTCGCCGATCTCCGGACGCTCTATCAGGCGGCCGTCCGCCAGGTCGACGCCAGCGTCGGCCGGCTGCTCGACGCGCTCGACGCCGAGGGGCTCTCCGAGGAGACCGCCGTGGTGCTCGCGGGCGACCACGGCGAGGAGTTCCAGGAGCACGGCCACCTGGCGCACTACCCCAAGCTGTACGACGAACTGATCCGCGTGCCGCTCATCGTCGACGTGCCGGGCGCGGAGAGCCGGCGGGTCGACGGCCAGGTCGGTCTCGATGCGGTCCCGCCGACCGTGACCGACCTGCTCGGCGTCGACGCCCCCGACGTCTGGACCGGCTCGTCGCTCCGGCCGACGGTCCGCGACGGCGCCGCGCCCCCGGACGAGCCGGTCGTCTCGGTCACCGTCCGCGACGAGGACGTGACCGCCCAGCCGATCCCGCGGGGCCTCGACGACGGCGACCTGCTCGTGAGTGTCCGGGACCGCGATTGGACCTACATTCGAAACGTCGACCGCGAGACCGAAGGACTGTACTTCCGTCCCGACGACCCCGACCAACAGATGGATCTCGCAGGGAACGTCGCGGACGGTCGCGGGGGCGACATCGGGGGAGAGGCGCGGACGGTCGTCGACCGCTTCCGGCCGCTCGTCGACGCGCACGTCGAACTCATCCGGGAACGAGACGGCGATGGCGAGGGCGAGTCGGAGCAGTCGGCGGAGATGGACGCGGACCTCGGCGCGCGGCTGGAGGCACTCGGGTACAAGTAG
- a CDS encoding GtrA family protein gives MLRRFLRNLHSGPLALQLRRFVVVGAVTAGIQMVLLWLFVDVSGLYYLLGAVISIEITIVLSYVLNNAWTFQATPNTGMNYLYGLLRTNVVRGTAIPIQIGVLYALVEWLSLFYLLANAVAIVISGVYRYVLDAKWTWGQ, from the coding sequence ATGCTCCGGCGCTTTCTTCGCAACCTCCATAGCGGTCCGCTCGCGCTCCAGCTGCGGCGGTTCGTCGTCGTCGGCGCCGTGACCGCCGGGATCCAGATGGTTCTGTTGTGGCTGTTCGTCGACGTCTCGGGGCTGTACTACCTCCTGGGCGCGGTGATCTCGATCGAGATCACGATCGTGCTCTCGTACGTGCTCAACAACGCCTGGACCTTCCAGGCGACGCCGAACACGGGGATGAACTACCTCTACGGCCTGCTGCGCACGAACGTCGTCCGCGGGACGGCGATCCCGATCCAGATCGGCGTGCTCTATGCGCTCGTCGAGTGGCTGTCGCTGTTCTACCTGCTCGCGAACGCCGTCGCCATCGTGATCAGCGGCGTCTACCGGTACGTGCTCGACGCGAAGTGGACGTGGGGGCAGTAA
- a CDS encoding adenosylhomocysteinase yields the protein MSKSTYPPISEHLDDVAAARDEGRRKMDWALQHMPILQELREQFREEQPLAGQTIGMAMHVEAKTANLVELLALGGAEVAITGCNPLSTHDDVSAALDEHDAITSYAKRGVDDEDYYAAIESVVAHEPTITVDDGMDMVYAIHEDHPELIDTIVGGAEETTTGVHRLRAMDDDGELKYPVFAVNDTPMKRLFDNVHGTGESSLATIAMTTNLSFAGKNVVVAGYGYCGKGVAKKAAGQNANVIVTEVEPRRALEAHMEGYDVMPMNEAAAVGDVFVTTTGNRDVITREDFAEMKDGVLLANAGHFDIEIDLDALSDLAVDEYEARDGVRAYEMDDGRRLNVIAEGRLVNLAAPVALGHPAEVMDQSFGIQAVCVRELVENGGAYDAGVHDVPDDLDREVAEIKLAAEGVEIDSLSDAQAEYIDSWSHGT from the coding sequence ATGAGCAAGAGCACGTATCCACCGATCAGCGAGCACCTCGACGACGTCGCGGCCGCTCGCGACGAGGGCCGCCGGAAGATGGACTGGGCGCTGCAACACATGCCCATCCTCCAGGAACTCCGCGAGCAGTTCCGCGAGGAACAGCCGCTGGCGGGCCAGACGATCGGGATGGCGATGCACGTCGAGGCCAAGACGGCGAACCTCGTCGAACTGCTGGCGCTCGGCGGCGCCGAGGTCGCGATCACGGGCTGTAACCCCCTCTCGACCCACGACGACGTGAGCGCGGCGCTCGACGAACACGACGCCATCACCTCCTACGCGAAGCGCGGCGTCGACGACGAGGACTACTACGCCGCGATCGAGTCGGTCGTCGCCCACGAGCCGACGATCACCGTCGACGACGGGATGGATATGGTCTACGCCATCCACGAGGACCACCCCGAACTCATCGACACCATCGTCGGCGGCGCCGAAGAGACCACCACGGGCGTCCACCGCCTGCGCGCGATGGACGACGACGGCGAGCTGAAATACCCCGTCTTCGCCGTCAACGACACGCCGATGAAGCGGCTCTTCGACAACGTCCACGGCACCGGCGAGTCCTCGCTCGCGACGATCGCGATGACGACGAACCTCTCCTTTGCGGGCAAGAACGTCGTCGTCGCGGGCTACGGCTACTGCGGCAAGGGCGTCGCGAAGAAGGCCGCGGGCCAGAACGCGAACGTCATCGTCACCGAGGTCGAGCCCCGCCGCGCCCTGGAGGCGCACATGGAGGGCTACGACGTGATGCCGATGAACGAGGCCGCCGCAGTCGGCGACGTGTTCGTCACCACGACCGGCAACCGCGACGTCATCACCCGCGAGGACTTCGCGGAGATGAAAGACGGCGTCCTGCTCGCGAACGCCGGCCACTTCGACATCGAGATCGATCTCGACGCGCTCTCGGACCTCGCGGTCGACGAGTACGAGGCCCGCGACGGCGTCCGCGCCTACGAGATGGACGACGGCCGCCGCCTCAACGTCATCGCCGAAGGGCGCCTCGTCAACCTCGCCGCGCCGGTCGCGCTCGGCCACCCCGCGGAGGTGATGGACCAGTCGTTCGGCATCCAGGCGGTCTGTGTCCGCGAGCTCGTCGAGAACGGCGGCGCCTACGACGCCGGGGTCCACGACGTCCCCGACGACCTCGACCGCGAGGTCGCCGAGATCAAACTGGCGGCCGAGGGCGTCGAGATCGACTCCCTCTCGGACGCGCAGGCGGAGTACATAGACAGCTGGAGCCACGGGACGTAA
- a CDS encoding DUF192 domain-containing protein, which translates to MTTGTPIFRGYETTVVEVRSPNGDLLGSVTAAIADTGQLRYRGLSETDSLPADRGMFFVYDAVGNHTYVMREMDFGLDIVYADGDGTITRIHHAPEPAPDEDGEDQRYPGRGQYVLEVNYDWTTDRGITEGDVLEFSLPE; encoded by the coding sequence ATGACCACCGGTACTCCGATCTTCCGCGGCTACGAGACGACAGTAGTGGAAGTCCGGTCTCCGAACGGCGACCTGCTCGGGTCCGTCACAGCGGCTATTGCCGACACCGGACAGCTCCGTTATCGCGGTCTGAGCGAGACCGACTCTCTGCCGGCGGACCGCGGGATGTTCTTCGTCTACGACGCCGTCGGCAATCACACCTACGTGATGCGGGAGATGGACTTCGGGCTCGACATCGTCTACGCCGATGGCGACGGCACCATCACCCGGATCCACCACGCGCCCGAACCCGCCCCCGACGAGGACGGCGAAGACCAGCGCTATCCGGGTCGCGGGCAGTACGTCCTCGAAGTCAACTACGACTGGACGACCGATCGCGGAATCACCGAAGGCGACGTGCTGGAGTTCTCACTCCCCGAGTGA
- a CDS encoding amidohydrolase, producing the protein MSSNTLLVAGGRVLRPDFEVVDADVVIDRDDGVIDAVGPDLAVDHEVDETLDAAGGLVIPGLVNAHTHVAMTLLRGYADDKPLDAWLREDIWPAEAELGPEDVRAGAELGLVEMIRSGTTAFADMYFHVPEIVDAVDRAGLRARLGHGVVTVGKDDEAARADVEESVDVAREYDGAADGRVRTAVMPHSLTTVAEPLLREAVDAARDAGVPVHTHANETREEVEPIVDERGERPLEYADDVGLLSETSFLAHGVHVDEAEIDLLAEQDAAVVHCPASNMKLASGIAPVQDLLDAGVTVALGTDGAASNNDLDLFDELRDAAMLGKLGADDAAAVPAAAAVRMATEGGAAALSLPGGRIEAGAAADLAVVDLDAPHLAPAHDLVSHLAYAVRGSDVRHTVCDGQVLMRDREVLTLDAERVVETARKRAVDLVARAE; encoded by the coding sequence ATGTCATCGAACACGCTCCTGGTCGCCGGCGGACGAGTCCTCAGGCCGGACTTCGAGGTCGTGGACGCGGACGTGGTGATCGATCGCGACGACGGCGTCATCGACGCTGTCGGGCCGGATCTCGCGGTCGACCACGAGGTCGACGAGACACTCGACGCCGCGGGCGGCCTCGTGATCCCGGGGCTCGTGAACGCGCACACGCACGTCGCGATGACGCTTCTCCGGGGCTACGCCGACGACAAGCCGCTCGATGCGTGGCTCCGCGAGGACATCTGGCCGGCCGAGGCCGAACTCGGCCCGGAGGACGTCCGCGCCGGCGCCGAACTCGGGCTCGTCGAGATGATCCGCTCGGGCACCACCGCCTTCGCCGATATGTACTTCCACGTCCCCGAGATCGTCGACGCGGTCGACCGCGCCGGCCTGCGTGCCCGACTCGGCCACGGCGTCGTCACCGTCGGCAAAGACGACGAGGCGGCCCGCGCCGACGTCGAAGAGAGCGTCGACGTCGCTCGCGAGTACGACGGCGCCGCCGACGGCCGGGTCCGGACGGCGGTGATGCCCCACTCGCTCACGACCGTCGCGGAGCCGCTCCTCCGCGAGGCCGTCGACGCCGCTCGCGACGCCGGCGTCCCGGTGCATACGCACGCGAACGAGACGCGCGAGGAGGTCGAGCCGATCGTCGACGAACGCGGCGAGCGGCCGCTCGAATACGCCGACGACGTCGGCCTCCTCTCGGAGACCTCGTTCCTCGCTCACGGCGTCCACGTCGACGAGGCCGAGATCGACCTCCTCGCCGAGCAGGACGCGGCGGTCGTCCACTGTCCGGCGTCGAATATGAAGCTCGCCTCGGGCATCGCGCCCGTTCAGGACCTCCTCGACGCCGGCGTGACGGTCGCGCTCGGCACCGACGGGGCCGCCTCCAACAACGACCTCGACCTCTTCGACGAGCTCCGGGACGCCGCGATGCTCGGCAAGCTCGGCGCCGACGACGCCGCGGCCGTCCCCGCTGCGGCGGCTGTCCGGATGGCGACCGAAGGCGGCGCCGCGGCGCTGTCGCTCCCTGGCGGGCGGATCGAAGCCGGCGCGGCGGCCGACCTCGCGGTCGTCGACCTCGACGCGCCGCACCTCGCGCCCGCCCACGACCTCGTGAGCCACTTGGCGTACGCCGTCCGTGGATCTGACGTCCGGCACACGGTCTGCGACGGGCAGGTGCTGATGCGGGACCGAGAGGTCCTGACGCTCGATGCGGAGCGCGTCGTCGAGACGGCGCGAAAGCGCGCGGTGGACCTCGTCGCCCGCGCGGAGTGA